One stretch of Alcaligenes aquatilis DNA includes these proteins:
- the rplT gene encoding 50S ribosomal protein L20 — protein MSRVKRGVNARARHKKVIAQAKGFRGRRGNVFRIAKQAVMKAGQYAYRDRRNKKRVFRSLWITRINAACRELDMSYSQFIAGLNKASIALDRKVLADLAVKDKAGFAAVVAQAKNALAA, from the coding sequence ATGTCACGAGTAAAACGCGGTGTTAACGCACGCGCACGCCACAAAAAAGTAATTGCCCAGGCCAAAGGTTTTCGCGGCCGTCGCGGTAATGTATTCCGTATAGCCAAACAGGCTGTCATGAAGGCAGGTCAGTACGCCTATCGTGACCGCCGTAACAAAAAACGCGTATTCCGCTCGCTGTGGATTACTCGTATCAATGCAGCCTGCCGCGAACTGGACATGAGCTACAGCCAGTTTATCGCCGGCCTGAACAAAGCCTCTATCGCTTTGGACCGTAAGGTTCTGGCTGACTTGGCTGTTAAAGACAAGGCAGGTTTTGCTGCTGTTGTTGCACAGGCTAAGAACGCTCTGGCTGCTTAA
- the rpmI gene encoding 50S ribosomal protein L35 encodes MPKMKTKKSASKRFVVRGSGSIKRGQAFKRHILTKKTTKNKRQLRGAVEVHKADVASVKAMMPFA; translated from the coding sequence ATGCCTAAAATGAAAACCAAAAAAAGCGCTTCCAAGCGCTTTGTGGTTCGTGGTAGCGGTTCCATCAAGCGGGGCCAAGCGTTCAAGCGTCACATTCTGACCAAGAAGACGACCAAGAACAAACGTCAGTTGCGCGGTGCCGTCGAGGTTCATAAAGCCGACGTCGCTTCCGTAAAAGCAATGATGCCTTTCGCTTAA
- the infC gene encoding translation initiation factor IF-3, whose amino-acid sequence MATEKKHRINGEIRIPEVRLIGVEGEQLGIVKVPDALAMAEQHDVDLVEIAPTAAPPVCRLMDYGKFRYQEQKRQQEAKAKQKVIQIKEVKFRPGTDEGDYQVKLRNVKRFIDDGDKVKVTLRFRGREMAHQELGMRVLERVRDEVSEICQVEAMPKLEGRQMVMVLAPRKKAS is encoded by the coding sequence ATCGCAACCGAGAAAAAACATCGCATCAATGGTGAAATTCGTATTCCAGAGGTGCGACTCATTGGAGTCGAGGGTGAGCAGCTAGGTATCGTCAAGGTGCCTGACGCCTTGGCAATGGCAGAACAACATGATGTGGACTTGGTGGAAATCGCCCCTACGGCTGCACCACCGGTTTGTCGTCTGATGGATTACGGCAAATTCCGTTATCAGGAACAGAAGCGCCAACAAGAAGCCAAGGCCAAGCAGAAAGTCATTCAGATCAAGGAAGTCAAGTTCCGTCCCGGCACGGACGAAGGAGACTACCAGGTCAAGCTGCGCAATGTGAAGCGTTTCATCGATGATGGCGATAAAGTCAAGGTGACTTTGCGTTTCCGTGGTCGTGAGATGGCGCACCAGGAATTGGGGATGCGTGTGCTGGAGCGGGTTCGCGACGAAGTCAGCGAAATCTGTCAGGTTGAAGCAATGCCCAAGTTGGAAGGCCGTCAAATGGTCATGGTCTTGGCGCCTCGCAAGAAAGCGTCCTGA
- a CDS encoding accessory factor UbiK family protein — translation MINRSEWLEDLQKNVSELIAKSPAADIERNVKAFMGQAFNRMDLVTREEFDTYQLMLERALARVAALETRLQALEGRQTPVPQEGDAPAQEGSQG, via the coding sequence ATGATTAATCGTAGCGAGTGGCTGGAAGATCTACAAAAAAATGTTTCGGAGCTGATCGCCAAAAGTCCGGCTGCCGATATTGAGCGCAATGTAAAAGCCTTTATGGGACAGGCCTTCAACCGTATGGACTTGGTCACCCGTGAAGAGTTCGATACTTACCAGTTGATGCTGGAGCGTGCGCTGGCTCGTGTGGCTGCTTTGGAAACACGTTTGCAAGCCTTGGAAGGGCGCCAAACTCCTGTTCCTCAGGAAGGTGATGCTCCTGCTCAAGAGGGCAGCCAAGGCTGA
- a CDS encoding DUF333 domain-containing protein has translation MFFRLVSACAGSLMLSACASSSQTSTAPATQANLASLFCQSMGGQTIVHESERGAYGTCLMKDGSESEEWAFYRSWYPRMD, from the coding sequence ATGTTTTTCCGCTTAGTTTCTGCTTGTGCAGGCTCTTTGATGTTATCGGCATGTGCCAGCTCCAGCCAAACGAGCACTGCGCCAGCGACCCAGGCTAACTTGGCCTCGCTTTTTTGTCAGAGCATGGGCGGACAAACCATTGTTCACGAAAGTGAGCGTGGCGCTTATGGAACCTGTTTGATGAAAGATGGCTCGGAGTCTGAGGAATGGGCCTTTTACCGTAGCTGGTATCCCCGCATGGACTGA
- the ptsP gene encoding phosphoenolpyruvate--protein phosphotransferase, producing the protein MFTAQGQAVGKGYAIAKAVVMSAAALEVPHYRIAAEDVDSESQRLLSAMASTRDELRTMVDQLPVDAPRELAPILTVHSLLLDDPMLTQQTCAIIAERHYNAEWALTSQGQMLVEQFSQMEDEYLRERGADVRQVIERVLRVLAGKPALLPGFSAAQEEPLIVVARDISPADMLRLRGGHFAGFLTDLGGPTSHTAIVARSLSVPAVVGLGSFRSLIRDGDYLIVDGFSGAVIVNPSEPVLAEYRERQQAYRRERAELEALLDAPAMTLDGIHVRLEANIELPEEAELALKAGADGIGLFRSEFLFMGRADLPSEQEQYEAYSRVVKAMKGKVVTIRTLDIGADKTLDGDATVATNPALGLRAIRYCLDKPEMFATQLRALLRASQYGQIRILIPMISSMNEVHASRQAIESAARELEKSGTPFARNYLLGAMVEVPAIAIAIEPFVQELDFLSIGTNDLIQYVLAVDRGDAEVASLYDPMHPAVLRLIAHTINAADRAGKPVAICGEMAGDASVTRMLLGLGLKEFSMHPQQLLDVKKEVRLSHSNALRVKVASALNRAERIDLATLAA; encoded by the coding sequence ATGTTTACCGCTCAAGGTCAAGCAGTCGGTAAGGGGTACGCCATTGCCAAAGCCGTGGTGATGAGCGCAGCAGCACTGGAAGTTCCTCATTATCGGATTGCAGCCGAAGACGTTGATTCTGAAAGCCAGCGCCTGTTAAGCGCCATGGCCAGTACTCGCGATGAGCTTCGCACCATGGTTGATCAGTTGCCTGTGGATGCCCCGCGCGAGCTGGCTCCCATATTGACTGTGCACAGCCTGCTGCTGGACGATCCCATGTTGACGCAGCAAACCTGCGCCATCATCGCCGAGCGGCACTACAACGCAGAGTGGGCCTTGACTTCGCAAGGTCAGATGTTGGTTGAGCAGTTCTCCCAAATGGAAGACGAATACCTGCGCGAACGTGGTGCTGATGTGCGCCAGGTTATCGAGCGGGTATTACGAGTTCTGGCAGGCAAGCCAGCCTTGTTGCCGGGTTTTTCTGCGGCTCAGGAAGAACCGCTGATTGTGGTCGCTCGAGATATTTCCCCAGCGGATATGCTCCGCTTGCGTGGTGGTCATTTTGCTGGCTTTTTGACCGACTTGGGTGGGCCAACCTCGCATACAGCGATTGTGGCCCGCAGTTTGAGTGTTCCTGCCGTAGTGGGCCTGGGAAGTTTCCGCAGTCTGATTCGCGATGGCGATTATTTGATTGTGGATGGTTTCTCCGGCGCGGTGATAGTGAATCCGTCTGAACCGGTGCTGGCTGAATACCGGGAACGTCAGCAGGCCTATCGTCGTGAACGGGCCGAGCTGGAGGCATTGCTGGATGCGCCTGCGATGACCTTGGATGGCATCCATGTTCGTCTGGAGGCCAATATTGAGCTTCCTGAAGAAGCCGAGCTTGCCTTGAAGGCGGGCGCCGATGGTATTGGCCTGTTTCGCAGCGAGTTTTTGTTTATGGGGCGCGCGGATCTGCCTTCTGAGCAAGAGCAATACGAGGCGTATTCTCGTGTTGTCAAGGCAATGAAAGGCAAGGTCGTCACTATTCGCACACTGGATATTGGTGCTGACAAGACTTTGGATGGTGACGCAACGGTAGCAACCAACCCCGCGCTGGGCTTACGCGCAATTCGCTATTGTCTGGACAAGCCTGAAATGTTTGCCACGCAGCTGCGTGCCTTGCTGCGAGCCAGTCAGTACGGGCAAATCCGTATTCTTATCCCCATGATTTCCTCCATGAACGAGGTCCATGCAAGCCGCCAGGCTATCGAGTCGGCGGCGCGGGAGCTGGAGAAATCCGGCACGCCTTTTGCTCGAAATTATTTATTGGGCGCCATGGTAGAGGTGCCAGCCATCGCTATTGCTATTGAGCCCTTTGTGCAGGAACTGGATTTTCTGTCCATCGGAACGAATGACCTGATTCAATACGTTCTGGCGGTAGACCGGGGAGATGCAGAAGTGGCCAGCCTGTACGACCCCATGCATCCCGCTGTCTTGCGATTGATTGCGCATACCATCAATGCGGCTGACCGAGCAGGTAAACCTGTGGCGATTTGCGGGGAAATGGCAGGGGATGCCTCGGTCACTCGCATGTTGCTGGGGCTGGGCCTAAAAGAATTCTCCATGCATCCGCAGCAATTGCTGGATGTGAAAAAGGAAGTGCGTCTTTCGCATTCCAATGCCTTGCGCGTCAAGGTTGCCAGTGCCTTGAACCGGGCCGAGCGCATCGATTTAGCGACATTAGCCGCCTAA
- a CDS encoding YifB family Mg chelatase-like AAA ATPase gives MSLAVLNSCALSGLDFIDVRVEAHVAPGLPAFHIVGLPDAGIRESRERIRAALHASGFDFPAARLTINLAPADLPKDSGRFDLPVALAILLASGQLSRPDDKEREQAITGLDRYVMAGELSLTGAVVPVQSALTIALGMARRHSGLCLLLPAQSAEIAAYVPDLQVRGVASLAEAAAYLRGDTELEQTVAQPWPEQNTDQQFCLSDVLGQSLACRALEVAAAGGHSLLLNGSPGVGKTMLAQRLPGLLPDLDRYAQLEVAALYSFVQEQDFFSRRPPFRAPHHSVSTPALIGGGSRPRPGEVSLAHHGVLFLDELPEFSRRSLEALREPLEQGCVRISRAQKQAVFPAQFQFVAAMNPCPCGWAASQHRACRCSLAQRELYRQRLSGPMLDRIDLLVTMSESDPERDQAAQSSSHVRKRVQEALDRQLARQGSSNAHLSVANLREYAVLSEDAVHLLLSARKRWHWSERVQGRVLRVARTIADLAGMDQIVRHHIAEALQFRPDLP, from the coding sequence ATGTCCTTGGCCGTGCTGAACAGTTGTGCCTTGTCGGGCCTGGATTTCATCGATGTACGCGTTGAGGCGCATGTCGCGCCGGGTTTGCCCGCTTTCCATATTGTGGGTTTGCCCGATGCCGGTATTCGTGAAAGTCGCGAGCGCATACGAGCGGCCTTGCACGCCAGTGGTTTTGACTTCCCCGCCGCCCGGTTGACGATCAATCTGGCTCCTGCGGATCTGCCCAAAGATTCGGGACGCTTCGATTTGCCAGTGGCTTTGGCGATTTTATTAGCCAGCGGCCAGCTTAGTCGTCCGGATGATAAAGAGCGCGAGCAGGCAATTACCGGTTTGGATCGTTATGTGATGGCTGGGGAGCTGTCGTTAACCGGCGCTGTGGTCCCTGTTCAAAGCGCCTTGACGATAGCTTTGGGCATGGCGCGTCGGCATTCGGGACTTTGTCTGTTGCTGCCCGCGCAAAGTGCTGAAATTGCTGCATATGTGCCGGATTTACAGGTGCGTGGTGTGGCCAGTTTGGCTGAGGCCGCAGCCTATCTACGTGGCGATACCGAGCTGGAACAGACGGTAGCTCAGCCTTGGCCGGAGCAGAATACGGATCAACAGTTTTGTTTATCGGACGTGCTGGGACAGTCTTTGGCTTGCCGTGCGTTGGAGGTGGCCGCGGCGGGTGGGCATAGCCTTCTGCTAAACGGCTCACCGGGAGTGGGTAAGACGATGTTGGCCCAACGATTGCCCGGCCTATTGCCGGATTTGGATCGATACGCACAACTGGAAGTGGCCGCCTTGTATTCCTTTGTGCAAGAACAGGATTTTTTTAGCAGGCGCCCCCCATTTCGCGCCCCCCATCACAGCGTTTCCACTCCCGCCTTGATTGGCGGTGGTAGCCGGCCCAGGCCAGGAGAGGTGTCCTTGGCTCATCACGGCGTGCTGTTTCTTGATGAGCTGCCTGAGTTCAGTCGACGTTCTCTGGAGGCCTTGCGCGAGCCCTTGGAGCAAGGTTGTGTGCGTATCTCTCGTGCGCAGAAGCAGGCTGTCTTTCCGGCTCAATTTCAATTTGTGGCTGCTATGAACCCGTGTCCTTGTGGATGGGCGGCGAGTCAACATCGGGCTTGTCGCTGCTCTTTGGCTCAGCGAGAACTTTACAGGCAACGTTTGTCTGGACCCATGCTGGACAGAATTGACCTGTTGGTGACGATGAGTGAGTCTGATCCGGAACGTGATCAGGCCGCACAGTCATCCAGTCACGTACGAAAGCGGGTGCAAGAAGCCCTGGATAGGCAACTTGCTCGCCAGGGAAGCAGTAACGCCCATTTATCGGTTGCCAATCTCAGAGAGTATGCGGTTTTGTCTGAGGATGCGGTGCACTTATTGCTTAGCGCACGTAAACGTTGGCATTGGTCGGAAAGAGTGCAGGGGAGAGTGCTGCGTGTGGCGCGAACGATTGCAGATTTGGCAGGGATGGATCAAATTGTCCGTCACCATATTGCAGAGGCTTTGCAATTTCGTCCTGATTTGCCGTAA
- a CDS encoding PTS sugar transporter subunit IIA: MIRLALIMHEPLASAFASCAEHVLGEKPDLFVFDIQADECTDTAVDRLLERLHTQAPDALATLILCDLYGATPFNVARRVQQALQDQGQGAYLLTGTNMCMVLKALTERRDNPEQFAQDVMAGALRGIVHADCHC, encoded by the coding sequence GTGATTCGCCTTGCCTTGATCATGCATGAGCCTCTGGCCAGTGCGTTTGCCAGTTGTGCCGAGCACGTCTTGGGTGAAAAGCCCGATCTGTTTGTCTTTGACATACAGGCCGACGAATGCACCGATACAGCGGTAGATCGCTTGCTGGAGCGGTTGCACACACAAGCGCCGGACGCATTGGCCACGCTGATCCTGTGTGATCTGTACGGTGCCACACCCTTTAATGTGGCCCGACGGGTTCAGCAAGCTTTGCAAGATCAAGGGCAGGGCGCTTATTTATTGACTGGCACCAATATGTGTATGGTGTTGAAAGCCTTGACCGAGCGACGTGACAATCCTGAGCAGTTCGCCCAGGATGTCATGGCAGGCGCATTGCGTGGCATTGTTCACGCAGACTGCCATTGCTAA
- the gshB gene encoding glutathione synthase, protein MHVLFIIDPLPSLSAYKDSSVAMMRAFLARGHRVSVTLQSDLYISQSRVRTRSQAVSIAADADLRATSWWTHPEPATEQELNAFDAVIMRKDPPFDMEYSYSTHLLSFAQEQGAKVFNSGAAIRNHPEKLAITEFPEFTPPTLVTRDMARLRAFHQEHKDVIVKPLDGMGGMGIFRLQDPEPNLGAILETLTANGTQTIMAQRYIPEIVKGDKRILIIDGEPVPYALARIPLAGETRGNLAAGGRGVAQALSEHDWHIARTLGPVLAARGLLLIGLDVIGDYVTEINVTSPTCFVEITDQTGFDVAQRFAQAVEQATGRA, encoded by the coding sequence ATGCACGTTTTATTCATCATTGATCCTTTGCCCAGCCTGTCGGCTTACAAGGATTCCTCCGTTGCCATGATGCGTGCATTTTTGGCGCGTGGTCATCGCGTCAGCGTCACATTGCAGTCTGATTTGTATATTTCCCAAAGCCGGGTTCGTACACGTAGTCAGGCTGTAAGCATTGCTGCCGATGCCGATTTGCGTGCGACTTCGTGGTGGACACACCCCGAACCTGCGACCGAGCAGGAGTTGAATGCCTTTGATGCGGTCATCATGCGTAAAGACCCGCCTTTCGATATGGAATATTCCTATTCCACGCATTTGCTCAGCTTTGCGCAGGAGCAGGGGGCCAAGGTCTTCAATTCGGGCGCAGCCATTCGTAATCACCCTGAAAAACTCGCGATTACCGAATTTCCAGAATTTACCCCACCCACTTTGGTCACCCGTGACATGGCCCGCCTGCGTGCCTTTCACCAGGAGCATAAGGATGTGATCGTCAAACCACTGGATGGTATGGGCGGCATGGGTATTTTCCGTCTGCAAGATCCAGAGCCCAATTTGGGCGCCATCCTGGAAACGCTGACGGCGAATGGTACGCAAACCATTATGGCGCAGCGCTACATCCCGGAAATCGTCAAGGGTGACAAACGCATCCTGATTATCGATGGTGAACCGGTGCCTTATGCCTTGGCACGTATCCCCTTGGCTGGTGAGACGCGCGGCAACCTGGCTGCAGGTGGTCGAGGGGTTGCCCAAGCTTTGTCCGAACACGACTGGCATATTGCTCGTACCCTGGGCCCTGTACTGGCCGCTCGTGGTTTGCTGCTGATCGGTCTGGATGTGATTGGTGACTACGTCACGGAGATCAACGTGACCAGCCCAACCTGTTTTGTTGAAATCACGGACCAGACAGGCTTTGACGTTGCGCAGCGTTTTGCCCAGGCCGTCGAACAAGCGACGGGACGCGCGTGA
- the thrS gene encoding threonine--tRNA ligase — MVRITLPDGSQREFQGPVSVSEVANSIGTGLGRAALAGRVGTPGTESRLVDTSYVIDQDSHLAIITAKDADSLDLIRHSTAHLLAYAVKSLFPDAQVTIGPVIDNGFYYDFSYKRAFTPEDLEAIEKKMAELAKKDEVVTREEWLRDDAVEFFKSIGEDYKAEIIASIPSNEPISLYREGDFIDLCRGPHVPSTGKLKVFKLMKVAGAYWRGDSNNEMLQRIYGTAWATKEDQQAYLTMLEEAERRDHRKLGRELDLFHFQEEAPGLIFWHPKGWVIWQQVEQYIRRVYQDNGYQEVKAPQILDLSLWKKTGHWDNYAENMFTTESENRVYGLKPMNCPGHVQIFNSGLHSYRELPIRYGEFGQCHRNEPSGALHGMMRVRGFTQDDGHIFCTEDQLQDECAAFTAQLQAVYADFGFTEILYKVATRPEKRIGDDAVWDKAEQALIESLRRTGCEFEISEGEGAFYGPKIEYTLKDAIGRHWQCGTIQVDFSMPARLGAEYVDAQDQRRVPVMLHRAILGSFERFIGMLIENHAGALPAWLAPEHVVVCCISEGSADYAQSVAQNLKKMGFRASSDLRGEKITRKIREHSMQKVPYILVVGEKERENGAVAVRARGGVDLGVMPIADFSARLKQEIDSRQ, encoded by the coding sequence ATGGTCCGAATCACACTGCCCGATGGCTCCCAGCGAGAGTTTCAGGGCCCGGTTTCCGTCAGCGAAGTGGCGAACTCGATTGGTACTGGCCTAGGCCGTGCCGCCCTGGCAGGCCGTGTCGGCACGCCAGGTACCGAGTCGCGTCTGGTGGACACCTCGTATGTGATCGATCAGGACAGCCATTTGGCCATCATCACTGCCAAAGATGCGGATAGTCTGGATTTGATTCGTCATTCCACCGCCCACTTGCTGGCTTATGCCGTCAAGAGTCTGTTTCCGGATGCCCAGGTCACGATTGGCCCGGTGATTGACAACGGCTTTTACTACGACTTTTCCTACAAGCGCGCTTTTACGCCCGAGGATCTGGAAGCCATTGAGAAGAAAATGGCAGAATTGGCCAAGAAAGACGAAGTGGTCACTCGCGAAGAATGGCTGCGTGATGATGCTGTTGAGTTTTTCAAGAGTATTGGCGAGGACTACAAGGCAGAGATTATTGCCTCTATCCCGTCCAACGAGCCCATCAGCCTGTACCGCGAGGGCGACTTTATCGACTTGTGCCGTGGCCCTCATGTGCCATCTACTGGCAAGCTGAAAGTGTTCAAGCTTATGAAAGTGGCCGGCGCTTACTGGCGTGGCGACAGCAATAACGAAATGCTGCAACGCATTTACGGCACTGCCTGGGCGACCAAGGAAGATCAGCAAGCTTACCTGACCATGCTTGAAGAGGCCGAGCGCCGCGACCATCGTAAACTGGGCCGTGAGCTGGATCTGTTCCACTTCCAGGAAGAAGCTCCCGGTCTGATTTTCTGGCACCCCAAGGGGTGGGTGATCTGGCAACAGGTCGAGCAATATATTCGCCGCGTCTATCAGGACAATGGCTATCAGGAAGTGAAGGCGCCGCAAATTCTGGATTTGTCGCTGTGGAAGAAAACGGGCCACTGGGACAACTATGCTGAAAACATGTTCACGACCGAGTCGGAAAATCGTGTGTATGGCTTAAAACCCATGAACTGCCCCGGCCATGTGCAAATCTTCAACTCCGGTTTGCATTCCTACCGTGAACTGCCGATCCGTTACGGCGAGTTCGGTCAATGCCATCGCAACGAACCTTCGGGTGCCTTGCACGGCATGATGCGTGTGCGCGGTTTTACACAAGATGACGGTCACATTTTCTGTACCGAAGATCAGCTGCAAGACGAGTGCGCGGCCTTTACGGCTCAGTTGCAAGCCGTGTATGCGGACTTCGGCTTTACCGAGATTTTGTATAAAGTGGCCACTCGTCCTGAAAAGCGCATCGGTGACGATGCGGTCTGGGACAAGGCTGAACAAGCCCTGATCGAAAGCTTGCGCCGTACTGGTTGCGAGTTCGAGATCTCTGAAGGCGAGGGCGCTTTCTATGGTCCGAAGATTGAATACACACTGAAAGATGCCATTGGCCGTCACTGGCAGTGCGGCACTATCCAGGTGGACTTCTCCATGCCAGCGCGTTTGGGCGCCGAGTATGTGGATGCCCAGGATCAGCGTCGCGTGCCAGTGATGTTGCACCGTGCTATTTTGGGTTCTTTCGAACGTTTTATCGGCATGCTGATTGAAAACCACGCTGGTGCCTTGCCGGCCTGGTTGGCTCCAGAGCATGTGGTGGTATGCTGCATTTCTGAAGGTTCAGCTGATTACGCCCAGTCCGTAGCGCAAAACCTGAAGAAAATGGGGTTCCGTGCCTCCTCTGATTTGCGTGGTGAAAAAATCACTCGTAAAATTCGTGAGCACAGTATGCAAAAAGTGCCCTATATTCTTGTCGTGGGTGAAAAAGAGCGTGAAAATGGCGCAGTGGCCGTACGCGCGCGTGGTGGCGTGGACTTGGGCGTCATGCCAATAGCCGATTTTTCAGCACGATTGAAGCAAGAGATCGATAGCCGTCAGTAA
- a CDS encoding MFS transporter — MQRELGMDLVQSGFLLASVQMAGMLLGLGIGLISEKIGLRRCILTGLGILSLASLIGSLFEHSSLVLLGRMIEGCGFLMVVLPIPALIKRITDAARLSRVMGLWGCYMPAGAVLMLWAGAAWLAVGSWRTLWVVLGVLTAIFMVLTFLLVPPDSQTQTKRATQDVSAYHWSSLLRTTLSSGRVWLLALAFGVYAAQWAAVVGFMPTIYNQAEIAVGTAGLLTALIAAGNVVGNLGAGRCLHAGIPPHRLLQAGYLGMIACAVLAFGLTQSLVVQFVAILLFSIVGGLIPATLFFLSVTAAPSPETTSTSVGWVQQCSSLGQFVGPPVVASVVHALGGWQWAWVATVSFAVLGLIIAWRLSRLVLPDGR, encoded by the coding sequence ATGCAGCGGGAATTGGGCATGGACCTGGTGCAGTCGGGTTTTTTGCTGGCGAGCGTGCAAATGGCCGGCATGTTGCTGGGACTAGGTATAGGACTGATTTCCGAGAAAATCGGCTTGCGCCGCTGCATTCTGACGGGGCTGGGCATTTTGAGCCTGGCTTCGCTGATTGGTTCTCTGTTTGAGCATAGTTCGCTGGTTTTATTGGGCCGCATGATAGAGGGTTGTGGCTTCTTGATGGTAGTGCTGCCCATTCCTGCCTTGATCAAACGTATTACCGATGCCGCACGTTTGAGCCGGGTCATGGGGTTGTGGGGCTGTTATATGCCTGCCGGAGCAGTCTTGATGCTGTGGGCTGGCGCTGCCTGGTTGGCAGTAGGCTCCTGGCGTACGCTTTGGGTAGTTCTGGGCGTATTGACGGCCATCTTCATGGTTTTGACCTTTCTTCTGGTGCCGCCGGATTCTCAAACTCAAACCAAGCGTGCGACGCAGGATGTATCCGCTTATCACTGGTCGAGCCTGTTGCGCACGACCTTAAGCTCGGGCCGGGTTTGGTTGCTGGCCTTGGCCTTTGGCGTTTACGCGGCACAATGGGCTGCGGTCGTGGGTTTTATGCCCACTATTTATAATCAGGCAGAGATAGCGGTTGGCACGGCTGGTTTGCTGACGGCCTTGATTGCGGCCGGGAATGTCGTGGGTAATCTGGGAGCAGGGCGTTGTCTGCATGCAGGTATCCCGCCTCATCGACTGCTGCAAGCCGGCTATCTGGGCATGATTGCTTGTGCAGTTCTTGCTTTTGGGCTCACACAAAGCCTGGTGGTTCAATTTGTCGCCATCTTGCTGTTTTCGATTGTGGGCGGTTTAATTCCTGCTACCTTGTTTTTTCTGTCGGTTACGGCAGCGCCGTCGCCAGAGACCACCTCAACCTCCGTGGGCTGGGTGCAGCAATGTTCTTCACTGGGGCAGTTTGTAGGGCCGCCTGTGGTGGCGTCGGTTGTGCATGCCTTGGGCGGATGGCAGTGGGCTTGGGTGGCGACGGTTAGTTTTGCCGTTTTGGGCTTGATCATTGCCTGGCGCTTGTCACGATTGGTTCTGCCCGATGGCCGTTAA
- a CDS encoding pentapeptide repeat-containing protein: MIDLLAASHESLSFENCTFDGQDLSGLELEGLQFSACSFLDTRFIRAHLQDTVWQRCKLGQVDFSLADLSSARFRVCDLHLSKWVRAQIASLQIEDSKLSGAIFNETRGLDLSLRECKLVGATLRAINFRKQTLVQLDFSDADLGGCDFQDAVFEGGSLRGASLRGVNFKGTDLRSVELGSISLYDLNNSFQGACLSVEQAVQLVSSMGVQVQ; the protein is encoded by the coding sequence TTGATTGATCTTTTGGCCGCCTCCCATGAGTCTTTAAGCTTTGAAAACTGTACCTTTGATGGCCAGGATCTATCGGGTCTGGAACTGGAGGGCTTGCAGTTTTCCGCTTGCAGTTTTCTGGATACCCGCTTTATACGGGCGCATCTGCAAGACACAGTCTGGCAACGCTGCAAGCTGGGGCAAGTGGATTTCAGTCTGGCTGATTTAAGCTCGGCACGCTTTCGGGTGTGTGATCTGCACTTGAGCAAGTGGGTGCGTGCCCAGATTGCTTCGTTGCAGATCGAGGACTCCAAACTAAGTGGGGCCATCTTCAACGAAACCCGTGGTCTGGATTTGAGTCTGCGTGAATGCAAGCTGGTAGGGGCGACTTTGCGGGCCATTAATTTCCGCAAACAAACCCTGGTGCAACTGGATTTCTCTGATGCCGACTTGGGCGGCTGTGATTTTCAGGATGCGGTATTTGAAGGTGGCAGCTTGCGGGGCGCCAGTCTGCGAGGGGTGAACTTCAAAGGGACGGACCTGCGCAGTGTAGAGTTGGGTAGCATTAGCTTGTACGACTTGAATAACTCTTTCCAAGGCGCGTGCTTGTCCGTCGAACAGGCCGTCCAGTTGGTCAGCTCCATGGGTGTGCAGGTTCAGTAA
- a CDS encoding HPr family phosphocarrier protein encodes MPSVSITISNKLGLHARAAAKLTQLAGRYRSEIFIARGSQRVNAKSIMGVMMLAAGMGVTVVIDAQGEDADQALNDIQALFDAKFGENE; translated from the coding sequence ATGCCTAGCGTATCCATCACGATTAGTAATAAATTAGGTCTTCATGCTCGGGCAGCAGCCAAGCTTACTCAGTTGGCTGGCCGGTATCGTAGTGAGATTTTTATCGCGCGCGGATCTCAACGCGTGAATGCAAAAAGTATTATGGGTGTCATGATGCTGGCCGCCGGAATGGGGGTCACCGTGGTTATCGACGCTCAGGGCGAGGATGCCGACCAGGCCCTCAATGATATTCAAGCGTTGTTTGATGCCAAGTTTGGTGAAAACGAATAG